One region of Nitrospiria bacterium genomic DNA includes:
- a CDS encoding iron-sulfur cluster assembly accessory protein, whose translation MIKITEIAREKVLAAMEAEKRERQALRVTVKNGGTVNVQYGLMFDEEAKKEPNDAVVDGGGFNLLIDAKSVPFLEEATVDYVSNLNGSGFKITTPAAPELPTPDLSTPEAQAVQKVIIEKINPGVASHGGNVTLVDVKDGMAYLRLGGGCQGCGMVDVTLKQGIEVMIKESVPAIKGVLDITDHAGGSNPYYQPSK comes from the coding sequence ATGATCAAAATAACTGAAATCGCTAGGGAAAAAGTCCTTGCGGCCATGGAAGCCGAAAAGCGTGAGAGGCAGGCCCTTCGGGTGACCGTAAAGAACGGGGGAACGGTTAACGTTCAGTATGGCCTGATGTTTGATGAAGAAGCAAAGAAAGAGCCAAACGATGCAGTTGTAGATGGCGGGGGTTTTAATCTTTTAATTGACGCGAAAAGTGTGCCTTTTCTGGAAGAGGCAACCGTTGATTATGTCAGTAATTTGAATGGAAGCGGGTTTAAAATTACCACCCCGGCAGCACCCGAACTTCCAACACCTGACCTTTCCACCCCAGAGGCCCAAGCGGTTCAAAAGGTTATTATTGAAAAAATCAACCCGGGTGTGGCTTCCCATGGAGGAAATGTAACACTGGTTGATGTGAAAGACGGAATGGCTTATCTTCGCCTGGGGGGTGGTTGCCAGGGTTGCGGGATGGTGGATGTGACCTTGAAACAGGGAATTGAGGTTATGATTAAAGAAAGCGTTCCTGCCATCAAAGGCGTCTTAGATATCACCGATCATGCGGGTGGTAGCAATCCTTACTACCAGCCCAGCAAATAA
- a CDS encoding BolA family protein translates to MSESSKRTKGKIEGIVKEKFFPKHLEIEDETWRHAGHAGAVSGKGHFNMIVVSEQFEGVNLLDRNRMVFCALEKEMEEEIHALSLKAFSPSEWKKE, encoded by the coding sequence GTGAGTGAGAGTTCTAAAAGAACAAAAGGAAAAATTGAGGGGATCGTAAAAGAAAAATTTTTCCCCAAGCATCTGGAAATTGAGGATGAAACCTGGCGGCATGCGGGGCATGCGGGGGCGGTTTCCGGAAAAGGGCATTTTAATATGATCGTGGTTTCGGAACAGTTTGAGGGGGTGAACCTTTTAGATCGTAACCGCATGGTTTTTTGTGCCCTTGAAAAAGAAATGGAAGAGGAGATTCACGCCCTGTCTTTAAAGGCTTTTTCGCCATCGGAGTGGAAAAAAGAGTAA